The proteins below come from a single Capricornis sumatraensis isolate serow.1 chromosome 14, serow.2, whole genome shotgun sequence genomic window:
- the LOC138090190 gene encoding alpha-1,3-mannosyl-glycoprotein 4-beta-N-acetylglucosaminyltransferase-like protein MGAT4E, whose amino-acid sequence MHCPLRRCCVVSVGLGVLWLLFTLEVPREVDDDQDRMAVKKDQMLPLPVPQEDSHRRRRDLGPPEDWQNLTSKYLARLQQRKTWLTVGISSRPRPGPDPSGLLHTLLSVFRATSKVEQDRLTVLVHLAGADPAWLGETVLHVSSLFSPQILAGQLLLIHAPPDAYPPAGAGAAGASGRELYSEQNVDHAFLVSSASKLSEYFLLLEGNAFCAPSFISHLQWKVDALRSQPWAFLEFANLGVLGKLFRSRDLPTLAHFLLLFCREKPLDRLLAHFRVLLAQKDPILCTPFLFYRRAPYYPRKDRPKASGAHRKSPYGPDNPPGAAFTDMKVFEVHSPWEAYTLDESFFWTQNVSAGNHLTVILNQPADLRRVQVLTGTIVEGRYALERGQVELGYGPEGMPQRCSSFVLLGRLLEGQLDQEVVPRSVGHQVSCVRLLANANQAGGLIVRHIYLWEEHARDAGRSG is encoded by the exons ATGCACTGTCCCCTCCGGCGCTGCTGCGTTGTCTCGGTGGGCCTCGGGGTCCTGTGGCTCCTGTTCACGCTGGAAGTGCCCAGGGAAGTTGACGACGACCAGGACAGGATGGCTGTCAAG AAGGACCAGATGTTGCCTCTGCCAGTGCCCCAGGAGGACAGCCACAGGAGAAGGAGGGACCTGGGACCGCCAGAAGACTGGCAGAACCTCACCTCCAAATACCTGGCAAGACTCCAGCAGAGGAAGA CGTGGCTGACGGTGGGCATCTCCTCGCGGCCCCGGCCGGGGCCCGACCCCAGCGGCCTGCTGCACACGCTCCTCTCGGTGTTCCGCGCCACCTCGAAGGTGGAGCAGGACCGCCTCACGGTGCTGGTCCACCTGGCGGGCGCCGACCCCGCCTGGCTCGGGGAGACCGTCCTGCACGTTTCCAGCCTCTTCAGCCCGCAGATCTTGGCGGGGCAGCTGCTGCTGATCCACGCCCCCCCAGACGCCTACCCGCCCGCGGGCGCCGGGGCCGCCGGGGCCTCCGGGCGGGAGCTCTACTCCGAGCAGAACGTGGATCACGCCTTCCTCGTGAGCTCCGCCTCGAAGCTCTCGGAGTACTTCCTGCTGCTGGAGGGCAACGCCTTCTGCGCCCCCAGCTTCATCAGCCACTTGCAGTGGAAGGTGGACGCGCTGCGGTCTCAGCCCTGGGCCTTCCTGGAGTTCGCCAACCTGGGCGTCCTGGGCAAGCTCTTCCGCAGCCGCGACCTGCCGACGCTGGCCCACTTCCTGCTCCTCTTCTGCCGGGAGAAGCCCCTCGACAGGCTGCTCGCCCACTTCCGCGTCCTCCTGGCCCAGAAGGACCCCATCCTGTGCACGCCCTTCCTCTTCTACCGCAGGGCCCCCTACTACCCCCGGAAGGACAGGCCGAAGGCCTCGGGCGCGCACAGAAAGAGCCCCTACGGCCCTGACAACCCGCCGGGAGCCGCCTTCACCGACATGAAGGTGTTCGAGGTCCACTCCCCCTGGGAGGCCTACACTCTGGATGAGTCCTTCTTCTGGACCCAGAATGTGAGTGCCGGCAACCACCTGACCGTCATCCTGAACCAGCCGGCCGACCTGAGGAGGGTGCAGGTGCTGACGGGCACCATCGTGGAGGGCAGGTACGCCCTGGAGAGGGGGCAGGTGGAGCTGGGCTACGGGCCCGAGGGCATGCCGCAGCGCTGCTCCAGCTTCGTCCTGCTGGGCCGCCTCCTAGAGGGGCAGCTGGATCAGGAGGTAGTGCCCAGGTCCGTGGGGCACCAGGTgagctgcgtgaggctgctggCAAACGCCAACCAGGCGGGCGGGCTCATCGTCAGGCACATTTACCTCTGGGAGGAGCATGCCAGAGACGCGGGCCGCTCGGGATGA